Proteins encoded within one genomic window of Pongo pygmaeus isolate AG05252 chromosome 18, NHGRI_mPonPyg2-v2.0_pri, whole genome shotgun sequence:
- the SRRM2 gene encoding serine/arginine repetitive matrix protein 2 isoform X9, with protein MYNGIGLPTPRGSGTNGYVQRNLSLVRGRRGERPDYKGEEELRRLEAALVKRPNPDILDHERKRRVELRCLELEEMMEEQGYEEQQIQEKVATFRLMLLEKDVNPGGKEETPGQRPAVTETHQLAELNEKKNERLRAAFGISDSYVDGSSFDPQRRAREAKQPAPEPPKPYSLVRESSSSRSPTPKQKKKKKKKDRGRRSESSSPRRERKKSSKKKKHRSESESKKRKHRSPTPKSKRKSKDKKRKRSRSTTPAPKSRRAHRSTSADSASSSDTSRSRRCTDHSEDTVPAL; from the exons ATGTACAACGGGATCGGGCTGCCGACGCCCCGGGGCAGCGGCACCAACGGCTACGTCCAGCGCAACCTGTCCCTGGTGCGGGGCCGCCGGGGTGAGCGGCCTGACTACAAGGGAGAGGAGGAACTGCGGCGCCTGGAGGCTGCCCTGGTGAAGCGGCCTAATCCTGACATCCTGGACCACGAGCGCAAGCGGCGCGTCGAGCTGCGATGCCTCGAGCTGGAGGAGATGATGGAAGAGCAGGG GTACGAGGAACAGCAAATTCAGGAAAAAGTGGCGACCTTTCGACTCATGTTGCTGGAGAAGGATGTGAACCCTGGGGGCAAGGAGGAGACCCCAGGGCAGAGGCCAGC GGTCACGGAGACTCACCAGTTGGCAGAATTGAATGAGAAGAAGAATGAAAGACTCCGTGCTGCCTTTGGCATCAGTGATTCTTATGTAGATGGCAGCTCTTTTGATCCTCAGCGTCGTGCCCGAGAAGCTAAACAACCAGCTCCTGAGCCTCCCAAACCTTACAG CCTTGTTCGGGAGTCTAGCAGTTCTCGCTCACCAACCCCaaagcagaagaagaagaaaaagaagaaagatagagGACG CAGGTCAGAGAGCAGCTCTCCTCGacgagagagaaagaaaagctcaAAGAAGAAGAAGCACAG gTCAGAATCTGAGTCCAAGAAACGTAAGCATAG GTCTCCCACTCCAAAGAGCAAACGTAAATCTAAGGACAAAAAGCGAAAGCG GTCTCGAAGTACAACACCAGCCCCCAAGAGTCGCCGGGCCCACCGTTCAACTTCTGCGGACTCTGCTTCCTCCTCCGATACTTCCCGCAGTCG GCGCTGCACAGACCATTCGGAAGACACGGTCCCTGCCCTCTAG